The DNA segment TTGTTTCTTCATACTTTATTTAAAATACATTGCAAAAATAGTGAATTTTAAAAGCAGATTACCGCCGATGAGATTGAGTTTGAAAATTACAGTGATTGACGATTAGAAATCGTAACCTACATCTACTAAAAACAAACCTTGCGCCGGCGCAGAAGTTCCAGCAGAATTGCGGTTTTTATCCTGGATAATTCTGTGCAAATCTTGCGGCTCTATTTTTCCATTTCCGATTTCCACCATTGTGCCTACAATCGCACGCACCATATTTCTAAGAAATCGATCTGCGGAAATAGTGAATTTTAATTCTAGCTCCTTCTTTTCCCAAAACGCTTTATAGATGTTGCAGTTATTGGTTTTACTATTGGTATGTAATTTAGAAAAACTCGTAAAATCTTCATATTCAAAAAGAATTTTGCAGGCTTCATTCATTCGGTCAACATCCAGATCACGTTTCCAGATCTGCCAGGAAGAATCTTGAGTAAACGGATTTTTTTCTAAAGTGATGTAATATTCGTAAGTCCGGAAAGTTGCATCGAACCGGGCATGAAAGTCGTCCTTAACCGAAAAAATCTTTTTAACCGCAATATCTTCGCCTAAAAAACTATTCAACTGATAAGTTAGATTGTTACCAATATCTTTGTCAGTATCAAAATGTGCAAATATTTTCTTAGCATGCACGCCAGTATCAGTTCTCCCCGCTCCGGTCGTCTTAATTTTTTCACGCAGGATCGTAGACAAAGCATTTTCCAAAACTTCCTGTACCGTAATTTGGTTGGGCTGAATTTGATAGCCAAAATAATTTTTACCCGAATAAGAAAACTCAATACAATACCTCATCGGCTGCAAATTTACTGAAAAATTAGAAGCTACAAAGGTTTGGATTCTAACAAATTTGGTCCGGCTTTCCGCTGTATCTTTTTCTTTTTATCGAAAAAAAGAAAAAGGATGCCGCTGCAATCCAGGCTAGAATTTTCTGTCAGTTTTTATCTTTGAAAACACCGTATTGACTAAAGCGCTCCTAGTTAATGTTATAATATGCTGATAAAATAATTCTATATTTGTTTTTAAGAATGCATTATATACGCCTCACCTACTATTCGAAAGATAAAATATGATTTTATATTATTTACTGTTCGGAATTTAACTATCATTTATATCTTGGATTGTTGGAATGATGGTTAACAGTATTTTTGTGAAAACGCATTTCTATGAAAAATTATCAAACTTTAACTTTATCAAGAGTAAAGGTTTAAATAAAATTATTGGAATCAATTATTTTAAGTGGATTGTAAAGAATTTCTTTTTCAAATTTTTTAATCAAAAAATAAGTTTAAAAAATAAAAAAACGGATTTGATTGAAATACGGAAAGAAATGACCCTTGCAGAAATCAGCCATTTGATCGCGTTTGT comes from the Chryseobacterium sp. SNU WT5 genome and includes:
- the truA gene encoding tRNA pseudouridine(38-40) synthase TruA, with protein sequence MRYCIEFSYSGKNYFGYQIQPNQITVQEVLENALSTILREKIKTTGAGRTDTGVHAKKIFAHFDTDKDIGNNLTYQLNSFLGEDIAVKKIFSVKDDFHARFDATFRTYEYYITLEKNPFTQDSSWQIWKRDLDVDRMNEACKILFEYEDFTSFSKLHTNSKTNNCNIYKAFWEKKELELKFTISADRFLRNMVRAIVGTMVEIGNGKIEPQDLHRIIQDKNRNSAGTSAPAQGLFLVDVGYDF